A region from the SAR86 cluster bacterium genome encodes:
- a CDS encoding cadherin-like domain-containing protein has protein sequence MNSNLKLLTILTVIFLISSCGGGGGGAGPAAIINSFTVNTNTTPISTEVQLSWTSENSTGCTASGAWSGAKSTEGTESVTVSVVGSNTYNLTCSGGGGDASSSVSVTGTTTVAGITVDGYISGASIFIDTNDNFSYDSSEQSTTSGNNGVFEVQFTNGSLISLGGMDQDTQTQLNNFLLVHELSGYEGTKAITPVTSVAAFISADTDINTLLGIDSSIDISSFDPVANKGDNGINDYLYEKGNQLTVLAYSLQNLTNNLKTTTDSTQDYFKAIAEELNAEYASTSSRVNIEGSAFIEKVLDNLISVKTIELSADNKSNVISALSSLLPVVEVKSTDDLTTSVIRFATNKFQTDILSISSGTADATLINNYKTGVLAYIADNQSINSADIEPGIISFDDNVQTNEDTSIQINVLANDSFTPSSSFTLTATSPSNGSISINGSSISYVPSSNYFGTDTFTYTVTQGTKSASAPVNITVLPINDAPVINIASTFNYLENSTDPVATVSATDVDTTDTVVLSLEGTDKDLMLLDGNILYFVNAPVKATKDTYSITLQATDSVETVSKDVTIIIQGLSDLSGYEVPSSIDVIETKD, from the coding sequence ATGAATTCTAATTTAAAATTACTAACTATTCTTACTGTAATATTTTTAATATCCTCTTGTGGTGGTGGAGGTGGCGGAGCTGGCCCAGCTGCAATTATTAATTCTTTTACAGTAAATACTAATACAACCCCAATTTCAACAGAGGTTCAATTATCTTGGACGTCTGAAAATTCAACTGGATGTACTGCATCAGGTGCTTGGTCAGGTGCAAAATCAACTGAAGGCACTGAGTCAGTAACAGTATCTGTCGTTGGTTCAAACACATATAATCTAACTTGTAGTGGTGGAGGTGGAGACGCATCAAGTTCAGTATCAGTAACTGGTACTACAACTGTTGCTGGTATAACTGTAGATGGTTACATTTCGGGCGCTAGTATATTTATAGATACTAACGATAATTTTTCTTATGATTCTAGTGAGCAATCGACTACATCTGGTAATAATGGTGTTTTTGAAGTTCAATTTACTAATGGAAGTTTAATTAGTCTTGGTGGTATGGATCAAGATACTCAAACACAATTAAATAACTTTCTTCTTGTTCATGAATTATCTGGATATGAGGGTACAAAAGCAATAACACCTGTAACATCAGTCGCTGCATTTATTTCTGCTGATACAGATATAAATACGCTCTTAGGTATTGATTCATCTATAGATATTTCGTCTTTTGATCCTGTTGCAAATAAAGGTGATAATGGAATTAATGATTATTTATATGAGAAGGGAAACCAATTAACAGTCCTAGCTTATTCCTTACAGAATTTAACCAATAATCTCAAGACTACTACTGATTCAACTCAGGATTATTTTAAAGCAATTGCTGAGGAATTGAATGCTGAATACGCCTCTACTTCATCACGAGTCAATATAGAAGGATCAGCCTTCATTGAAAAAGTATTGGATAATCTAATAAGTGTGAAGACAATTGAGTTATCTGCAGACAATAAATCAAATGTAATTTCAGCACTTTCATCTTTACTTCCTGTTGTTGAAGTAAAATCTACAGATGATCTCACTACTTCAGTAATTCGTTTCGCAACAAATAAATTTCAAACAGATATATTATCTATTAGTTCTGGTACTGCAGATGCTACTTTAATAAATAATTATAAAACAGGCGTTCTGGCATACATTGCTGACAATCAGTCCATAAATTCTGCTGATATTGAACCTGGTATAATATCTTTTGATGATAATGTTCAAACCAATGAAGATACATCTATACAAATAAATGTTCTTGCTAATGATTCATTTACACCATCATCAAGCTTTACATTAACAGCGACTTCACCATCTAATGGTTCGATATCTATAAATGGATCTTCAATCTCCTATGTGCCGAGCTCAAATTACTTTGGAACAGATACTTTTACTTACACAGTAACTCAAGGTACTAAGTCTGCATCTGCTCCAGTTAATATAACTGTGCTACCTATAAACGATGCACCAGTAATTAATATAGCTTCAACATTTAATTATTTAGAAAATTCAACAGATCCAGTGGCTACAGTTAGTGCTACGGATGTTGACACAACAGATACGGTTGTACTTTCACTTGAAGGAACAGATAAAGATTTAATGCTTTTAGATGGAAATATTCTTTATTTTGTAAATGCACCTGTAAAAGCAACAAAAGATACATATTCAATTACTTTACAAGCTACCGATAGCGTTGAAACAGTAAGTAAAGATGTAACAATCATTATTCAAGGATTGTCAGATCTTTCTGGCTATGAAGTTCCATCTTCAATCGACGTTATAGAAACAAAGGACTAA